A window from Molothrus ater isolate BHLD 08-10-18 breed brown headed cowbird chromosome 24, BPBGC_Mater_1.1, whole genome shotgun sequence encodes these proteins:
- the SYF2 gene encoding pre-mRNA-splicing factor SYF2, translating to MAAAVSALSSLGVPEADVGSEEEEEEEQAEPGPAAAAAAEQRREERLRRFRELHMKRYEACKLNSQEVVEEDKRLKLPPNWEAKKARLEWELQVQEKKKECAARGEDYERVKLLEVSAEDAERWERKKKKKNPDLGFSDYAAAQLRQYQRLTRQIKPDLEQYEKLKEQHGEALYPTSDSLLHGTHVPSKEGVDRMVADLEKQIEKREKYSRRRPYNDDADIDYINERNAKFNQKAERFYGKYTAEIKQNLERGTAV from the exons ATGGCGGCGGCGGTGTCGGCCCTCAGCAGCCTGGGGGTGCCCGAGGCTGATGTTGGG AgcgaggaggaagaggaggaggagcaggcagagcccggcccggccgcggcggcggcggcggagcagAGGCGGGAGGAGCGGCTGCGCCGGTTCCGGGAGCTTCACATGAAGCGG TACGAGGCCTGCAAGCTGAACAGCCaggaggtggtggaggaggACAAGAGGCTGAAGCTGCCCCCGAACTGGGAAGCTAAAAAGGCTCGGCtggagtgggagctgcaggtgcaggagaagaagaag GAATGTGCAGCCAGGGGTGAGGACTACGAGCGGGTGAAGCTGCTGGAGGTCAGCGCCGAGGACGCCGAGAGgtgggagaggaagaagaagaagaaaaatcctgacCTGGGCTTCTCAG ACTACGCGGCGGCGCAGCTGCGCCAGTACCAGCGGCTGACCCGGCAGATCAAGCCCGACCTGGAGCAGTATGAGAAGCtcaaggagcagca CGGGGAGGCCCTGTACCCCACCTCGGACAGCCTCCTGCACGGCACCCATGTGCCCTCCAAGGAGGGCGTGGACAGGATGGTGGCAGACCTGGAGAAGCA gaTCGAGAAGAGGGAGAAGTACAGCAGGAGGCGGCCCTACAACGATGACGCCGACATTGACTACATCAACGAGAGGAACGCCAAGTTCAACCAGAAGGCAGAGAGGTTCTATGGGAAATACACAGCTGAGATCAAACAGAACCTGGAGAGGGGCACGGCCGTGTGA